In one Plasmodium falciparum 3D7 genome assembly, chromosome: 14 genomic region, the following are encoded:
- a CDS encoding SNARE protein, putative, whose product MSDIYFYSEEINNLLEDFKRILQELEKEEVKNEKTEKYCNDIHFINERIKTAKDAYFIEIRNLSEEEQIENISKIKNKMIILENLNIQFDFKKSKLIYEEDKQAKENKKLLKVRYVSAKDIETKGDIIQDQTDDAIFRMKMMVDESENITKDAADKLNIQNEKLQKARDKIEDVDINVYSAKQTLKEIAKEAVTDRFVRLMSILIFIVVSVLITVIIISRKQTPVVIHDVMTENEHIRKNKSVRRQEMSPKLT is encoded by the coding sequence atgagtgatatatatttttattctgaagaaattaataatttgttagaagattttaaaagaatattacaagaattagaaaaagaagaggtaaaaaatgaaaagacggaaaaatattgtaacgatattcattttataaatgaaaGAATAAAAACAGCCAAGGATGCATATTTTATTGAGATAAGGAATTTAAGTGAAGAGGAAcaaatagaaaatatttcaaaaataaaaaataaaatgataatattagagaatttaaatattcaatttgattttaaaaaaagtaaactaatatatgaagaagataaacaagcaaaagaaaataaaaaattgttaAAAGTTAGATATGTCTCAGCCAAAGATATAGAAACTAAAGGAGATATTATTCAAGATCAAACGGACGATGCTATTTTTAGAATGAAAATGATGGTTGATGAATCAGAAAATATTACTAAAGATGCAGcagataaattaaatatacaaaacgaaaaattacaaaaagcAAGAGATAAAATCGAGGATGTTGATATTAATGTATATAGTGCTAAACAAACATTAAAAGAAATAGCAAAAGAAGCCGTTACAGATCGATTTGTTCGTCTTATGagtatattaatttttattgtaGTATCTGTACTTATCACTGTTATAATCATATCAAGAAAACAAACGCCTGTTGTAATACATGATGTCATGACggaaaatgaacatatacgaaaaaataaaagtgtGCGAAGACAAGAAATGAGTCCCAAACTAACATga
- a CDS encoding HSP20-like chaperone, putative encodes MSSVINYEKFEKIDISSSDDDNKKKLNPHLTKLDNKDKVVIGPNGLTILKNNNDEKIKHDKYNNTSKNVEEIKDKNDEYKTIYNETNNEILNNKNDNIHVQNMNNYVADDKKYKDMFINGAVVPYEYIWNQSIHYINAFICLPLNCKAKNLIVDIKEDKLIVKIKNYKCGIIYNNNNNNNKTNQHNTQSNSFHDNVEILVDKKFPFKINTDEDTQIWEIKNMQINWYTLFNLSNEINNQNVHYLFEDYNMLDKQETFLYISVKKINEIENAYIWWSTLFKNEHPIKIENLPSRSSTNKAKKTMNSFKTAWDEAHEIFKKNISMKQLPFRIDSS; translated from the coding sequence atgAGCAGCgttataaattatgaaaaatttgaaaaaatagaCATAAGTTCAtcagatgatgataataagaaaaagttAAATCCACACTTAACAAAATTAGATAACAAGGACAAAGTGGTTATAGGTCCTAATGGGTTaacaattttaaaaaataataatgatgaaaaaataaaacacgataaatataataacacgtcaaaaaatgtagaagaaataaaagataagaacgatgaatataaaaccatatataatgaaacaaataatgaaatacttaataataaaaatgataatatacatgttcaaaatatgaataattatgttgccgatgataaaaaatataaagatatgtTTATTAATGGAGCTGTGGTTCCATATGAGTATATCTGGAATCAAtcaatacattatattaacgcttttatatgtttaccTTTAAATTGTAAAGCTAAAAATTTAATTGTagatataaaagaagataaattaattgtaaaaataaaaaattacaaatgtggtatcatttataataataataataataataataaaacgaATCAACATAACACGCAAAGCAATTCATTTCATGATAATGTTGAAATTTTAGTTGATAAAAAGTTTCCTTTCAAAATTAATACAGACGAAGACACACAAATATgggaaattaaaaatatgcaaATTAATTGGTATACACTTTTTAATCTTtctaatgaaataaataatcaaaatgtaCATTACTTATTTGAagattataatatgttaGACAAACAAGAaacctttttatatatttctgtaaagaaaataaatgaaattgaaaatgcatatatatgGTGGTCAAccttatttaaaaatgaacatccaataaaaattgaaaatcTTCCTTCTAGAAGCTCAACGAATAaagcaaaaaaaacaatgaaTTCTTTTAAGACTGCTTGGGATGAGGCACATGaaatttttaagaaaaatatatctatgaAACAATTACCATTCCGTATAGAttcatcataa
- a CDS encoding Appr-1-p processing domain protein yields MLFNKFFKHDTFHITLSKIVIRNYKTSKKINIGKLITKNKIKNHEKHSIEDIELLLHEKHHDVLESHPTIKNVNKIIDVNYLPVFKKNENQFNILNKIVLHFGDLSYLKGDAVVNGTNKVFELMKEGNGYDCSGNFLKTCGDELLNDMKNAKEQNKGKSIILTKGYNSSYKHIIHVVEPYYNQTQKLKNCYENILLTAKDNNFKNIVFPLLGSGISLFKKHDVVISCLEGIYEFMKKRDNFNAIEKIILCTITDSYWMLLRDSIYLYLDINI; encoded by the exons atgctttttaataaattttttaaacatgATACATTCCATATTACATTAAGTAAAATTGTTATACGTAATTATAAAAcaagtaaaaaaataaatattggaAAAttgataacaaaaaataaaataaaaaatcatgAAAAGCATAGTATAGAAGATATAGAATTATTATTGCATGAGAAGCATCATGATGTTTTAGAAAGTCATCCaactataaaaaatgttaataaaataatcgACGTTAATTATCTTcctgtttttaaaaaaaatgaaaaccagtttaatattttaaataaaatagttCTTCACTTTGGAg atcTGTCATATTTAAAAGGTGATGCTGTTGTTAATGGAACAAACAAAGTTTTTGAATTAATGAAGGAAGGGAATGGTTATGATTGTTCAggtaattttttaaaaacctGTGGAGACGAATTATTGAACGATATGAAGAATGCAAAAGAACAGAATAAAGGAAAAAGtattatattaacaaaagGTTATAATAGTTCATATAAACACATTATACATGTTGTTGAACCATATTATAATCAAACTCAAAAGTTAAAAAATtgttatgaaaatatattactaacagcaaaagataataattttaaaaatattgtatTTCCTTTACTTGGTAGTGGTATTAGTTTATTTAAGAAACATGATGTTGTTATCTCATGTTTAGAAggaatatatgaatttatgaaaaaaagagATAATTTTAATGctattgaaaaaataatattatgtaccATTACCGATTCTTATTGGATGCTCTTAAGAGACtctatatatctttatttagatataaatatataa